A stretch of Candidatus Rokuibacteriota bacterium DNA encodes these proteins:
- the murA gene encoding UDP-N-acetylglucosamine 1-carboxyvinyltransferase: MPARLVIEGGVPLRGAVAVSAAKNAALPALAAALLTVERVELDNVPLLADVTTIRSLLEQLGARITDEADGSTRVQVPSVASPEAPYELVSTMRASVLVLGPLVARAGVARVALPGGCAIGPRPIDQHLKGLQKLGAEVTITSGYVEARASRLKGARITTDLVTVTGTENLMMAATLAEGTTVLDNAAREPEVTDLARLLVGMGARIEGAGTEHIEIEGVAELGGARHRVIPDRIEAGTLLAAGAITGGDVTVTGVRPQHLSATLATLEECGASITVEGDRVRCQGPARPQPADVITSPFPGFPTDMQAQIMALLGLADGQSTITETIFENRFMHVAELCRLGARIEADGSKAMVRGVPGYQGAQVMATDLRASASLVLAGLAARGTTEVARVYHLDRGYERLESKLQSLGALITRAS; this comes from the coding sequence ATGCCGGCGCGCCTCGTGATAGAAGGGGGAGTCCCGCTCCGCGGCGCGGTCGCGGTGAGCGCGGCCAAGAACGCGGCACTGCCGGCGCTGGCCGCGGCGCTCCTCACGGTCGAGCGGGTGGAGCTGGACAATGTCCCGCTGCTGGCCGATGTGACGACGATCCGGTCCCTGCTGGAGCAGCTCGGGGCCCGGATCACCGACGAGGCGGACGGCAGCACCCGCGTGCAGGTGCCCTCCGTCGCGAGCCCCGAGGCGCCCTACGAGCTCGTCTCCACCATGCGCGCCTCCGTCCTGGTCCTCGGGCCCCTCGTGGCGCGGGCCGGCGTGGCGCGGGTGGCCCTCCCGGGAGGCTGCGCGATCGGCCCGCGCCCCATCGACCAGCATCTCAAGGGGCTCCAGAAGCTCGGCGCCGAGGTCACGATCACGAGTGGCTACGTGGAGGCTCGGGCGAGCCGGCTGAAAGGGGCCCGCATCACCACTGACCTCGTCACGGTCACCGGGACCGAGAACCTGATGATGGCGGCGACGCTGGCCGAGGGGACCACCGTGCTGGACAACGCCGCGCGCGAGCCCGAGGTGACAGATCTGGCCCGGCTGCTGGTGGGTATGGGGGCGCGGATCGAGGGTGCCGGCACGGAGCACATCGAGATCGAGGGCGTCGCGGAGCTGGGCGGCGCCCGCCACCGCGTCATCCCTGACCGCATCGAGGCCGGCACGCTGCTGGCGGCGGGGGCCATCACGGGGGGCGATGTCACCGTCACCGGCGTCCGGCCGCAGCACCTCTCGGCAACGCTCGCCACGCTGGAGGAATGCGGCGCCAGCATCACGGTGGAGGGGGACCGGGTCCGCTGCCAGGGCCCCGCGCGCCCGCAGCCGGCCGACGTCATCACGAGCCCATTCCCCGGATTTCCCACCGACATGCAGGCGCAGATCATGGCGCTACTGGGGCTGGCCGACGGGCAGTCGACGATCACCGAGACCATCTTCGAGAACCGCTTCATGCACGTCGCTGAGCTGTGCCGCCTGGGGGCGCGCATCGAGGCCGACGGGTCCAAGGCCATGGTCCGTGGCGTTCCGGGTTACCAGGGGGCGCAGGTGATGGCCACGGACCTCCGCGCCTCGGCCTCGCTGGTGCTGGCCGGACTCGCCGCCCGGGGCACGACGGAGGTGGCACGCGTCTACCACCTGGACCGCGGGTACGAGCGCCTGGAGAGCAAGCTCCAGAGCCTCGGCGCCCTCATCACGAGGGCCAGTTGA
- the prmC gene encoding peptide chain release factor N(5)-glutamine methyltransferase translates to MTTALSALSVGTLLRESVRRLEVAVAPSARQDAEWLLAAALGVERFHLYLEPAQEVAASVAARVRGLVERRAAHEPLQHLLGFEDFRGLRLRVTPDVLIPRPETEGLVEWALEMLAPLPRPVVADVGTGSGAIACALAAACPALEVVAIDSSLAALAVATANVRALGLAPRVHIVAGDLLAPLAALAGAVDAIVANPPYLPSGSLPSLPPEVARFEPRLALDGGPDGLRVIRRIVGTAPRVLRPGGALVMEIGEEQAGSVASLLAAEGFSGIEARRDLRGVERYVAGWLGD, encoded by the coding sequence ATGACGACGGCGCTGTCGGCTCTGTCGGTGGGAACGCTGCTGCGGGAGAGCGTGCGACGTCTCGAGGTGGCGGTCGCTCCGAGCGCCCGCCAGGACGCCGAGTGGCTGCTCGCCGCGGCCCTCGGCGTGGAGCGTTTCCATCTCTACCTCGAGCCGGCCCAGGAGGTGGCGGCGTCCGTGGCGGCCCGCGTCCGGGGGTTGGTCGAGCGACGCGCCGCCCACGAGCCGCTCCAGCACCTGCTCGGCTTCGAGGATTTCCGGGGACTCAGGCTCCGGGTCACCCCCGACGTGCTCATCCCGCGTCCCGAGACGGAGGGGCTGGTCGAGTGGGCGCTGGAAATGCTCGCCCCGCTGCCCCGGCCCGTGGTGGCGGACGTGGGAACGGGGAGCGGCGCGATCGCCTGCGCGCTCGCGGCCGCCTGTCCGGCCCTCGAGGTGGTGGCCATCGACTCGTCTCTGGCCGCCCTCGCCGTGGCCACGGCCAACGTGCGCGCGCTCGGGCTGGCCCCGCGCGTTCACATCGTCGCGGGCGATCTGCTGGCGCCCCTGGCGGCGCTGGCCGGGGCGGTCGACGCGATCGTGGCCAACCCACCGTACCTGCCGAGCGGGAGCCTCCCGTCGCTCCCTCCTGAGGTCGCGCGGTTCGAGCCGCGGCTCGCCCTGGATGGCGGGCCGGACGGGCTCCGGGTCATCCGGCGGATCGTCGGCACGGCGCCGCGCGTGCTGCGGCCGGGAGGGGCGCTCGTCATGGAGATCGGCGAGGAGCAGGCGGGGAGCGTGGCCTCGCTCCTGGCGGCCGAGGGCTTCTCCGGCATCGAGGCCCGCCGCGACCTGCGTGGGGTCGAGCGATACGTCGCCGGGTGGCTGGGCGACTGA
- a CDS encoding ATP phosphoribosyltransferase, translated as MGIPRAERGGEPQPALTLALPKGRLLEPALALLASLGMRGLGGESRRLVVTDETRELRFIFLKPADVPTYVQYGAADLGIVGKDILAEQEPDVYEPVDLGFGHCRLVVAESRALWERDDPARWSWVRVATKYPTLTERYFSERGIQVEMIRLDGSIELAPLVGLAERIVDLVQSGETLRANGLVEVAQIMSSTARLIVNRASLKTAHARVSALIAAVRRAVSAPGASVGAPATRPAP; from the coding sequence ATGGGGATTCCCCGAGCGGAGCGAGGTGGCGAGCCGCAGCCCGCCCTGACCCTCGCCCTGCCCAAGGGGCGGCTCCTCGAGCCGGCCCTGGCCCTGCTTGCCTCGCTCGGGATGCGTGGCCTCGGCGGGGAGTCCAGGCGCCTCGTCGTGACCGACGAGACCCGCGAGCTGCGCTTCATCTTCCTCAAGCCTGCGGACGTCCCCACCTACGTGCAGTACGGGGCGGCCGATCTCGGCATCGTGGGCAAGGACATCCTGGCCGAGCAGGAGCCGGACGTCTACGAGCCGGTGGATCTCGGCTTCGGGCACTGCCGTCTCGTCGTCGCGGAGTCCCGGGCACTCTGGGAGCGGGACGATCCGGCCCGGTGGTCCTGGGTGCGCGTGGCGACGAAGTACCCGACGCTGACCGAGCGCTACTTCTCCGAGCGGGGTATCCAGGTGGAGATGATCCGCCTGGACGGCTCCATCGAGCTGGCGCCGCTCGTCGGCCTCGCGGAGCGGATCGTGGACCTCGTTCAGTCGGGGGAGACGCTGCGGGCCAATGGTCTCGTGGAGGTGGCGCAGATCATGAGCTCCACGGCCAGGCTCATCGTCAATCGCGCCTCGCTCAAGACGGCGCACGCCCGCGTGAGCGCGCTGATCGCTGCCGTCCGCCGGGCGGTGTCCGCTCCAGGCGCGTCCGTCGGCGCCCCCGCCACGAGGCCCGCGCCATGA